The following are encoded in a window of Chionomys nivalis chromosome X, mChiNiv1.1, whole genome shotgun sequence genomic DNA:
- the LOC130868124 gene encoding low molecular weight phosphotyrosine protein phosphatase-like, whose product MAEVESKSVLFVCLSIICLSPIAEAVFRKLVTDENVSANWAVDSSAVSDWNMGRPPDPRAVSCLRNHGISTAHKARQITKEDFATFDYILYMDESNLRDLNRKSNQVENCKAKIELLGSHDSQKQLIIEDPYYGNDSDFKVVYQQCLRCCKAFLEKTH is encoded by the coding sequence ATGGCAGAGGTTGAGTCCAAGTCGGTGTTGTTCGTGTGTCTCAGTATCATTTGCCTGTCACCCATTGCAGAAGCAGTTTTCAGAAAATTGGTAACTGATGAGAATGTTTCAGCTAATTGGGCCGTTGACAGCAGCGCTGTTTCCGACTGGAACATGGGCCGGCCCCCAGACCCAAGAGCTGTCAGCTGCCTAAGAAATCATGGCATTAGCACAGCCCATAAGGCAAGACAGATTACAAAAGAAGACTTTGCCACATTcgattatatactatatatggaTGAAAGCAATCTGAGAGATTTGAATAGAAAAAGTAATCAAGTTGAAAACTGCAAAGCTAAAATTGAGCTACTTGGGAGCCATGATTCACAGAAACAACTCATTATTGAAGATCCCTATTATGGCAATGACTCTGACTTCAAAGTGGTGTACCAGCAATGCCTCAGGTGCTGCAAGGCTTTCCTGGAGAAGACTCACTAG